One segment of Allorhodopirellula heiligendammensis DNA contains the following:
- a CDS encoding dCTP deaminase, protein MFFSADQISDQRSQELFGIEPFEPALLKSASYVLRLGNRVRRWRRQDTPIDLMTEDCAANSLGSVETVSEICVKQGDLLLVSSYESLWLPNGLAGFLSTTSHMSRAGISVTCDSQLISPGYGQGVPSELTFEIVSHNPSPVILHHGMPVCHLMLAPVSPQNREIALMRSIYEHQPVPSGPSMFEEMQHISKVKFPYAPKSK, encoded by the coding sequence ATGTTCTTTAGTGCTGACCAGATTTCTGATCAAAGATCACAAGAGCTATTCGGGATAGAGCCTTTTGAGCCCGCACTTTTAAAATCGGCTAGCTATGTATTGCGATTGGGAAATAGAGTTCGGAGGTGGCGACGGCAGGACACGCCAATTGACTTGATGACCGAGGATTGCGCGGCAAACTCGCTGGGTTCAGTCGAGACGGTCTCCGAAATCTGTGTGAAGCAAGGCGACTTACTATTGGTTAGCTCGTATGAAAGCTTGTGGCTGCCGAACGGCCTGGCGGGATTCCTGTCGACTACTTCGCATATGTCGCGGGCCGGCATTTCCGTGACATGCGACTCTCAACTCATTTCACCTGGGTATGGACAAGGTGTTCCGAGTGAATTGACGTTTGAGATAGTTTCGCACAACCCCTCGCCTGTCATTTTACACCATGGAATGCCTGTTTGCCATCTGATGCTTGCACCAGTTAGTCCACAAAATCGAGAGATTGCGTTGATGCGAAGTATTTATGAGCATCAACCAGTTCCATCGGGCCCTTCGATGTTTGAAGAAATGCAGCACATCAGCAAAGTTAAGTTTCCGTACGCTCCCAAATCAAAGTGA
- a CDS encoding HIT family protein, translating to MVHLNDLTYCEFCDELAGVLSSRFANLYRNDLQTRVVLENDAFVALPTIGQLFAGSLLILPRRHAERLADLNADEVEQLSAFLQAAFASVQSRYVLFEHGARCVSGGGCGIYHAHLHIVPVPTHFKMEDMLPSERLRHPSLLDAWNINRVSEEYIVARDTLGTVASIDQNAIREHGFGSQHMRKLLVRHFSLNRPWDWREYKAPEQDLLQTVAARRPSNVL from the coding sequence ATGGTTCATCTGAACGACCTAACCTATTGCGAGTTTTGCGATGAGCTCGCAGGTGTTCTCAGCTCACGCTTTGCTAATCTGTACAGAAACGACTTGCAAACTAGAGTCGTGCTGGAGAACGACGCGTTTGTCGCATTGCCAACAATCGGTCAGCTGTTTGCAGGTAGTCTTCTGATTTTGCCAAGGCGACATGCCGAGCGTCTCGCAGATCTGAATGCGGACGAAGTTGAGCAGCTCAGCGCGTTCCTCCAGGCGGCATTTGCTAGCGTCCAGTCGAGATACGTGCTCTTTGAACATGGCGCACGATGTGTTTCCGGCGGAGGTTGCGGAATTTATCATGCCCACCTACACATCGTACCCGTTCCCACGCACTTCAAAATGGAAGACATGCTCCCCAGTGAGCGGCTGCGGCACCCGTCATTGCTAGACGCCTGGAACATCAATCGTGTAAGCGAAGAATACATTGTCGCTCGCGATACGCTCGGCACTGTCGCGTCAATTGACCAGAATGCAATTCGTGAACACGGGTTTGGTTCACAGCACATGCGAAAACTTCTTGTCCGTCACTTTTCCCTAAATAGGCCTTGGGATTGGCGCGAGTACAAAGCACCTGAGCAAGACTTGTTGCAAACAGTTGCAGCCAGGAGGCCAAGCAATGTTCTTTAG